A stretch of the Nicotiana tabacum cultivar K326 chromosome 6, ASM71507v2, whole genome shotgun sequence genome encodes the following:
- the LOC107763040 gene encoding gibberellin 3-beta-dioxygenase 1-like (The RefSeq protein has 1 substitution, 2 frameshifts compared to this genomic sequence), whose amino-acid sequence MPSRISDDVHQKQLDLYTIKELPESHAWRSSLDHDYQCNDSLESIPVIDLNDEKFAIENIGHACKTWGAFQIINHNISQRLLDNMEEAGKRLFSLPMQQKLKAARSADGIAGYGVARISSFFSKLMWSEGFTIVGSPFDHARQLWPHDYKKFCDVIEEYEKEMEKLAGRLMWLMLGSLGISKDDMKWACCGPRGECSALQLNSYPACPDPDRAMGLAAHTDSTILTILHQNNTSGLQVFKEGNGWVTVPPLSGALVINVGDLLHILSNGLYPSVLHRAVVNRTRHRLSVAYLYGPPSGVKISPLSKLVDQGHPPLYRSVTWSEYLGTKAKHFDKALSSFQLCAPRIGFANPKDRNSVQVG is encoded by the exons ATGCCTTCAAGAATCTCCGACGATGTTCATCAAAAACAACTTGACTTGTACACAATAAAAGAATTACCCGAATCCCATGCATGGCGATCATCATTAGATCATGATTACCAATGCAATGACTCATTAGAGTCTATTCCAGTGATCGATCTAAACGACGAGAAATTCGCAATAGAAAATATTGGCCATGCATGCAAAACATGGGGTGCATTCCAAATCATAAACCATAATATATCTCAGAGACTACTGGACAATATGGAGGAAGCTGGAAAACGACTTTTTTCCCTTCCGATGCAGCAAAAATTGAAGGCTGCTCGTTCTGCAGATGGTATTGCTGGTTATGGCGTGGCTCGCATATCGTCTTTTTTCTCAAAGCTCATGTGGTCTGAAGGTTTCACAATTGTTGGTTCCCCATTTGACCACGCCCGCCAACTTTGGCCACATGATTACAAGAAATTCTG tGACGTAATCGAAGAATACGAAAAGGAGATGGAAAAACTAGCCGGAAGACTGATGTGGCTGATGCTTGGGTCACTTGGAATAAGTAAGGACGATATGAAATGGGCTGTTGTCGGCCCAAGAGGAGGATGCTCGGCCCTACAACTAAATTCTTACCCGGCATGTCCGGATCCGGATCGGGCCATGGGTCTTGCTGCACATACGGATTCTACCATATTAACCATCCTTCACCAAAACAACACAAGTGGTTTACAAGTGTTTAAAGAAGGAAATGGTTGGGTCACGGTTCCTCCGCTTTCGGGTGCATTAGTTATCAACGTAGGTGACTTGTTACACATACTGTCAAACGGGTTATACCCGAGTGTTCTACATCGGGCGGTAGTGAACCGAACCCGACACCGTTTATCGGTGGCCTATTTATATGGACCACCGTCGGGGGTGAAAATTTCACCGCTTTCTAAATTGGTAGATCAAGGGCACCCTCCATTATATAGGTCAGTGACGTGGAGTGAGTATTTAGGGACTAAGGCAAAGCATTTCGACAAAGCACTTTCGTCTTTTCAGCTTTGCGCTCCTCGTATTGGATTTGCCAATCCCAAAGATCGTAATAGCGTCCAAGTTGGCTAA